The nucleotide sequence AACTGAGGCTATATACAATTGTTGTTTCATAAGCACCACATTCAAGCATCTGCTGAATTCGACGGAGCAACGGTTAATTCAAAGAATCATTTCATCTTTCCCCTAAATTAAATTACAGTATATCTCTTCATTCCTGTTCCCCAAAGCAGTTCAGTACTAATACAAACGCATTTTACTAAATACAAGTCAAGCTATTCATCTCCCTCAATCGAATTCGAAAGACTAAATGAAGAAAATGGAGCAAAAGCCGGTGTTCCCAAACTACCCTTCAAAAAAAACCCAATCTTGCTGCGCATAACGCCACGACATGCTCCAAATTTAGCAAATTCCCACCCAAAAAACCCACTCCTAAAACCCTAAGCTCGATTTCAAATCAACCAACGAAACCCACGTCGCACGAAGCAGTAAGTTGAAGCAAGCAGAGTTCAGAAGGCAGCGGAGATATACCCAAGAAAAACCACCGAACGAGTACAAAAatagaaattcaaaaaaattaagagagaaaTGGAATGGAAAATGCTTGACTTACTAGCACCGATCGCAGAGCTCGCAGTACTCGCCAGTCCGGAGCCGCCAGCCCTTTCTCGGAAACTCCgatttcacctccttgcactcagaATTGTAGCAGACCTTGGAAGACGACGAAGACGACGACATCGGGGAAGCCCCGTTTATAAGAAGCTAAAACCTAGAAATTAAGCAGCGGAGgagttgtagagagagaaagtagtgAGAGAGGACGCGGTAAAGAAATGGAAATACAGTGGTTTCCGCCTGATCTGTACGTAATCATATAGCACGAGAGACACAGACAGAAAGAGTTGGAGAGGGTTTTAGAGAGAGGagaaaaaaagtgttttttttttttggttgaaaatgcttcttttttttcttttcctttttttataaaTACGTCATAGTTAACAAGCTTAATTCACAACTAAATAATTACCCTAAAAATCTTTAAGGAATACTTATCGAATTCACATGTAAAAGAACAAACACATTATTTTTTACCATCAAAATAATGACTCGTAAGTTAAATACGGCTAACGCATTACTATATTTAACTATCTTTCCAAACTTACAATGAATATTTACTTACCGAAACTGAATTAAAGAGCAAAATGTACATTGAGCCAAACAATCTGACAAAATATATGGTCGAACTCGAGTGCAAAGGATGAAACACTAATGTTCGATTTAGCTGGATTAATCCATATTCGAATTCAAGTATAAGAgaacatatatatgtattatccatgttataaaaataaaaataaaaattgaaggtTAAAACAGGATTTAAAATCACGTCGGTCGTTTTGCCGTCGTCGTTTCTCGGATGTCATTCTTGTCGCGGGCATTGACCCAAAATTCCATTTTATCTGACAAGCCATTGACGTGAATGCCCACCTGAGCTAACGATGCAGGGGTACATCGGTAATTTCGGTACATATTGACTTGGTTGGACTAGTGGGAGAGCGAGTTGCAATGTTTATGTACTCGCGCGCGGGGGTAGAGAATTTTGGTCGCTTAGAAGGTATGAGCGGTGTGGAGAATAATCATGTGCATGGCCCGCAAAAGGTCATGCAATCACGTAACGCCCACTTCTGCGGAAGGCAGATTGTCTACCCTCGGGTGACTTTTTCATCCCTCTTATTTATACGATTACAGATAGtgcacgttaatattttatatttttattactttttatcttattatcgttataaaaaattaatataaaatgttgacataacTTAACCGTAACCGTACAAAATAGAATGAGATAAAAAGGACATCCAAGGAGAGCAGACAATCTACCTCCACTTCTGCGGACTTGTTGGTTCGACGTCGGCTTCCATTTCCCACTTTTAAACGACTGCGTTCTTCCTTCTTggtgggtttttgggttttttgggctacaatgtctctcccttttGTTTTTACTTATTATGATATTTTTGTTTGGAATAAGAAGGTTTTTGGTCTTTTACACGTAATGAGTCATATTtacttttaatttaatatatatgaaAAATGATTATTGTATACTTTTACGAAAGTGTTAGTTTTTAATTTACGTACTAATTAGAATTATTCATTCTCTTTatcaatattatatatatgtgcagAAAATCACTCAATTTAGAACTGACATGACATGAACAAACATTGTCGTATGATTATATTACAAGTTGAATAGATTGGCAACGTCGAGTCGGAACGTACGTCATGAGTGAAACATGTATCGATTACATCGTGATGAGTATATATTAAGCTTGTTTATATATGTGAGTCAATATTAGAGGTTAGCAAAGAGTCTTCGGCCATATCTAACAATGTTCCTAGGAGTAAGAGCAAGCCTAACAATTAAGTTTTGCAATTTAGTGATCGGGCACTGGCGGGTAGCCACATGTCTTCTTGCATGTGTGAAAGAGATAAGAAGCTTTTCGGGTCAGTTTgcatgtcatatatatatatatgaaacatGCAACAgataataccaaacacattatatgatatatatatatatatgtgtgtgtgtatgtatgtatgtatgtatagtaCTACTTTTGGCTTAGCTGGTTTATTTGTCAAACCCATCGACCGATAcgtaaaaattgaagaaaataaaataaaaaataaagagggGATAGGCTGAATAAAAGAGGTCGATTGCTTGGTGGTGTCTGTATGTGTAGGTTTTAGGACTGTACGTGTTTTGTAAGAAAACTACAAACTCAAAAGCAAAATGATGATTGAGatagggtggtgctatccagTATCCACACCTCTTTTTATCTTGCACACACTTTCTTATTTTTCGACTGttgaattgaatgaattgaagaatatcaaattACGAACATTAATAAGCTGTGCGTAAAAGGTAAAAATGAATGTATAAATATCATCAACCTTGAGATTTATAAATATGTGTGAACGCTACTTGTTTTGCAAGGTATATTACATGCCAAAGATGGATGGAATGCATACACTGTACACGTTGGTCTTGCCAAAATCAGTGCGTTTTACGAAAATggaatataatgaattagtctTGTTTAATAAGATAACACTATATGTAATAATATATGAGTTGGATGACTTGGTTGGTAcgtgttttacattttttttatataaaaagggGATAACTGATGACAAATTATGGTTATCCATTCATTTCGGGCCAAAGAGGCTATCAAGAATTTCAACATACCCGTGACCACAATCAAGCAAACTCACCATCTATTATGAATAAATACATTGTGTTAAAACATAAGTGAATTAAGACAACACTATATGTTATAACGAGAATCTCTTCGTTCAAGAGAAATCATCATATTTTCCTTGACTTATTGATGCATTTACAATGCGCGGGTTAATTAGTAACCATAAATATCAAATCTAAAGGCTCGTTTGGTGGACTGAATGTGATAGATTATAGCCAATTAAAATGGTTATGAGTCCAAGTCTAATGTTTGATGGTGCTAAATATAAGTTGGAAGGGATTAGACAAGATGGACTACAAACCCAAAATTAGGTGGGTTATGTAACCCGACTTGTAACATAGGTTATAAATTATATTTACGTGAGACTCTTTATAATCTCTTTGTCAATCATCTTATGTTTTTATATAATgatttattatattaacacaaaaattaatattaaattatgaaataacaaaaaatttataaaaaattctattttttcgaAAGAGTTGCCTAGCATTTATCTCGAATGATTTGGACCACATGATTCCTTTTCGAGTGAAGACATCCGACATGATGAACCTATGacatatataattatgtatGACAGAATGACGCATTTCCTGTCATCATTATCACATCTTGCATTTAATTAAACGTTATAGTTATTCAAATAttcttattcatgttttgtttaACCAGTGTATGACTTTGTCACAATAATTCTCTTATTCGAGAGTTAGAAAGATTTACAGagatatttagttttttttttctggtattATCATGTGATCCGTCAACATCAAGaattaaacataaaacataCCGTGTAAAATACGAATCTGAATCACTTGACATGTTGACTTGGATTCTTTGGTAAAATTAAACAACTGTTTGGCCTAGGGGATATGTCTATCTGTTGTATTAAAGATTCCGTCAAGGGATTAAATGAGCAAATCTCAGGTTTAGGTATCTAAATTGTCGGAAAATCTTCCGCCAAACAGCCCTACCAATTGGACCGTTCGACCAAGTCATAAATACAAGTACGAAACCTCCAAGCGTTTTGGTCCCAAGCTCCCGTTCTCAAGCCGGTCTACTCTTGTGTAGGGCCGGATCTAACAATTTAGGGGTCATGTACAAAATTTAAATGGAGGTCCTTCATCTTTTTTAATattgtattttctttgttattttatttttttcattttgtatctataaaatttaaatactaAAAATTAGAGTACCAAATTATAAGTATTATTTGAGTGGACAATAGTGTTTCTTGTCTTAAAATGTCTTCAGTTTGAAATATGTTGCATGGTTTTTTATGTAAAACTTATCAACTTTTTAAGTTAATAAATttgtaaaacttaaaaatagcaAAATAGTTGAAAGGTTGCATGATTTTTTGTGTAAAACTTATCTAACTTTTTAAGTTAATAAATttgcaaaatttaaaaatatcaaaatagtTCCACAAGGACTCAAACCTAGACCAAATACAAGAAGATTGAAGGCCTACACCAGTAGCACTGATACTCTAATTATCATTATCTTGCACATTTAAGTATAtaatatgtatttgtttacatgTAAAGAAAATTTGGGGGCCCTTCCGAATCGGGGCCATGTGCAGTGGCACCTTTTGCACAACATCAGGGCCGGTTCTGCTCTTGTGAGGGAAATCTTTTGTGTAACGTGACGAGACAAATAAATATACATAAATACACAACCGATTACACGATAAAATCTCTCATTTGACAGCGCTGCCAGGCAGCCCTACCCAAGTTCTTCCCCCAGTTGTGTGCAAAAAGCCATTTTCATGcattcagaaaaagaaaataaaaatccaaatatttAGCATACCAGAGACAACGAAGAAATTTGTACCACATTATCTCACAAGCAAAGTGAAACAGCAATCTGCATTTCACACAAGGGCTTCAGATTTTTATTAAGATGAACAAATGTATACAAGTATTACACTAGTCGAATACAAATCGTCTCTGTATCGACCACAGCGGCCTATACATTCCTGTACTACAAATCTGTTTCgaaacaaaagaaattgaaaaatcaaagcAAAAAGAGTGAAAGATAAACTGCACGCTACATCGACAACAATCAGTGGCTATTGCAAAATAACTTATCGGCAAGCAAGTTGCTGAGAATATGCCTCATCGATCTGAATCCCTTGTATCCTCCTTGCGGATTTTTACACGTATGGGTTGGATGACAAATTTTTTCTGCTCGGAATTTCTCACTGTTACCAAAATCgaatttgtgataaaaaataGTTCATCCTATACCGGGGAAAACAGAGTAGCTAAACCTTGATCCACAGTTACTTGAAGTTTATCGTAAACCATCAATGTCTTCTGGTCACATTTGTATGCTCCTTTGCCTCTAGCCAGGACCTCGCCATCTGAGTCGATTATCCCTTCCTTAGTTGGGTCCTCGGTGAGAGGACCAGGTTGCAAAATAAATGCTTTCACCTGCAGAATGTCGCAAGATAATAAATAACATAAACAGAAGTGAAAAGGCATTAAAGCTTCTTATTTGCCAAAAGGTAGACAAAATCTTAAATCAAAGTAAATGTTCGATAGGTTGATTTTGCTGACCTTGAAGTACAGGACATATGGTGATTTGATATGGCTTCCTGTGCTCAACCCAGACATCAACGAGAGCAATGATAATTTTGGACAGACCCTCATCATTATCACATCTATATAACCATCCGAGAACTGCAAAGGAGCACAAGTACGTGGTGAATTATTCGAGTTTTAAATAAATATCCCAAAACAGTATAAGTGGAGAAGTATCTGAAATAGATGCTAAACAATTTTACTGTCCAACCTTGGCATCAGGAGCTGCCTTTGTGTCTTCACCGCCCCAAGGCACATTGTGAAGCCAGATGGAAACGAAAGGTCCGCTAATAGTTCTCCAGTCCATGCTAGCCAAGTTAATATCAGGCCCTGGATAGCCATGCTGTCGAATGCTAATAGGCTCCTCTTGATTTGGAGCACCTGCATTGTGTTGGTTGGTAGGTTCACTGGCATTACTGTAACTAGTAGGCTCTCCGTAAGTTTCAAAGCCAGGTGCAGGCACAAAGGAGATAGATCCATTATATTGCCTCAAATGCACAATCCGTTGAACAGCCTAAAATACATAGACAATTATTAGTGTCTTGCCATTCAATACCATCCCAACATCAGATTAATTAAACATGAACATCTGCATTAGTAATGGAGTAATCCAGTAAACTAGACCATAACAAACGAGAGGTGTAAACTTACATAGAAATCTAGTCGAGCACTTCCCATCCACCTATATTTCTCAGACTCAATGTCAACATCTGCCACTAAACCTGAAAGCAGATAAAGCTTTATTAGTAACATATTACATTTTTCAGTTGCAGCAAGAATCAGAAATTCTGATAGGAATTCTGCCACTACGATTAGAAACTCTACTTCACTTAAGTATTAATTCCACTATCCAGTGGGGTGATACTTTTGAATTACCCCATGCAAGCATCAATACACTGAAGAATTTCATCTTCCCCTGGCAGATGGTAGCTACATCCAGTGAACGCTTATGCCCTGACCGTAAATAAACCATAAAGAAGAAAAACTCATTAATCAAAAGAATTACCAACATAGGAAGAGAAAGGGTGCAATCATAATGTTTTGAGCACAGTATAACGATAGACAGACAGCATATATACCTCGAATAATGGCGAGGACAGCATTAGACGGTGTACAAGGTTCACCAACAGAATCCAAAAGAGATTTTGCCATTCCATTTCCAGTACCTAATGAAGAGAATCTCgtcagaaattaactttaaaaacaaaaacagactAATAACTATCTCTGTTTGAAGCAAACTTGCAAAGTTTGCCCTCACCTTTTATAACATGAATGATCAACCTAATTATCCGAGAAATGTTTTGTTAAATACAAAGAAAATTGAGAAATAAAGAGTACGGAACCTGCAGGAACTACTCCAAGAGGAATCTTTATTGCAGCGTCCCAATCATCTCTCTCTAGGAGTCCATTTACTACCTACTAAAAAGTGCAATGCTTGTAAGAAGAAAATCATAAGCTTAATATAAGCACATAATTCTGAAGACAAATAATGTACTATAAAAAAAGCACTCTTCATGAgattatatttgttttacaGTCTAATAACACAACTTAATTCAGTTAAAAACCATCACAGCTTAACGTTTGCTCAAAAAACATAACACTACGTTTACCAAATTACCAGCAGCTCTCCCTGCAAACAAAATCTAACTTCATTGAgggaaaagagaaataaaacaaaGTTCGTCAGTGTAAGTAATTTGATTCCTCGACAGAGTCATGTGCTCAATCACAATATTGCATTGCTCATGTTTCTTATAGCTGCAACGAAATCATATGCACATAGCCACTGATCATTGGAAACCGACCTCAACCAAGATTCCGTCCCCACTAACACAAACAATGCCATCATACTTTGAAAGATCTAGTGTTTTCACAACTTCCTTCGCATGTAGTTGATATTGAGTTTctgaaaattcaataaaaaaccaATTACGAAAAGGGAAACCCTAACTCGACTGGCAATTCACAGATCCAAAATTCAGTACCACACATCAACTATTAACTAATAAGCAAAACATTGAAGGAAATTCCTAACCTTGCAGCGTAAATTGGATATCGGCATCCTCGAAAAGAGGTTTTACGTGATCAACATAAATCTTTGAAGCAGATTTGCTACCACCAAACGGATTCACAAAAACAAACAGCCTCTTTGGCCGTCCTGTGCAAAAGAGGATAAATTACCACCTATATTATCACTACATACGAAAGAAAGTAACAATAAACCATAAATTCATGTTATTTTCAATAATTAATCTCGCTTAAGTGATCATTAGAGTAAAACGAGCTTGAGTTAAGAAATTAGAACGAGAACAGCGGAAATTCAAAATAATCTCGCAACGGTCAAACACCCAGAAGTGAAAAGTCAAACTTTTTCCAAATATTCGTTTCATTTTCCTGCATTTTCCTATCAACCAAACACGACGCAAGCCgattacaaattaaattaccGAGAGAATCGATGTAATCCCCGAGCTTCTGGCACCAGCGCCTGTGCGAGTCCTCAGAGAGAGGCTCGAACACCAAGTCCTTCCTCGCCACAGCTCCTCTGTTCGCGCCACAGCAGATTCCAGCTCCGCCTTCCACAAAAGCTCTTATCCTAATCTTCGGACCTTCCGCCGCGAACCCCAGGACCTCCTTCTCGACGATCAAGCTCCGTTGACTTCTCTCCGACCACTGGAGCACTCCGTCGGAGAATAGAGCCACGGGTGTGACGACGCCGCTTATGAGGACCCGGTCGGAAAGTAGGGGTTGCGGGGGAGCAGACTCGGGTCCGGGTCGGTCCATGTTTGGATTGTCGTTCAAGTCTTCCGGGGTAGTTGAGGGGTTTTGGTTTGGGGGCCTGAAAAGTCTGATGTGGGTTCTTTATTCTTATGTGCTGGTTGGCGGAGAAACGGGTTCGGTTGGACGAAAGCGAACCGGGTTTAATGTGAAACCGAAGtcggttgcaaattaaaattaccgaaaaaccagaaagaaaaaaactgaaattagTTGCAAGCAAAGCATCGTTG is from Malus sylvestris chromosome 5, drMalSylv7.2, whole genome shotgun sequence and encodes:
- the LOC126624296 gene encoding sphingosine kinase 1-like, whose product is MDRPGPESAPPQPLLSDRVLISGVVTPVALFSDGVLQWSERSQRSLIVEKEVLGFAAEGPKIRIRAFVEGGAGICCGANRGAVARKDLVFEPLSEDSHRRWCQKLGDYIDSLGRPKRLFVFVNPFGGSKSASKIYVDHVKPLFEDADIQFTLQETQYQLHAKEVVKTLDLSKYDGIVCVSGDGILVEVVNGLLERDDWDAAIKIPLGVVPAGTGNGMAKSLLDSVGEPCTPSNAVLAIIRGHKRSLDVATICQGKMKFFSVLMLAWGLVADVDIESEKYRWMGSARLDFYAVQRIVHLRQYNGSISFVPAPGFETYGEPTSYSNASEPTNQHNAGAPNQEEPISIRQHGYPGPDINLASMDWRTISGPFVSIWLHNVPWGGEDTKAAPDAKFSDGYIDVIMMRVCPKLSLLSLMSGLSTGSHIKSPYVLYFKVKAFILQPGPLTEDPTKEGIIDSDGEVLARGKGAYKCDQKTLMVYDKLQVTVDQGLATLFSPV